AATATTTATGTCGTCTGACTGTCATTCTCAGCTAATTAATTGCCCATGTAAAGATTTAAGGAGGACCTCTCTCTACGTCTTCGCTTGTTCTAAGGAACTCCGAGGATGGATTTCTTCAATTCAAACAGAGAGAACAAGTATGGCAAAAGAGCAGGtcagttttctttctttcttagttCAAATTAGATGTCTGGCAACAAACACTCAAGTGTTATTGTGTGTCCAGGATTGTTCAGTCAAACAAGTGCTAGCAAGAGCAACCCCTCAAGCCCTCCTCATCTCACCGAGGCTCTATCATCTCCGCCAGTGACTCATTTCGGCATAAAAAGATCAGAGTCAGAGTATGCCTTCCCAGTATCTGATGACCACACCACTCACTGGAAACAACAACAGCATGCTTCTGAACGTGTCCCTAATTCCCGCCATCGTCCTCCTGTCTACAGACACAACACTGTACTACTACTAATACCACTACTCTTTAACGTGATCGAATTACATTTTTCTTTCACTTGTCATGGTTTGATACTTTGTTTTAAAACTCCAGCCCGATCGTCCAAGAGATAATGGTAAAGAACGAGGGGAGGACATGTCTTATGACCCTTATGCTGACGTGACCCCAAGGAGTAACGCTTCTATGAGCCCCTTTCGCTCTGCAAGAACCCGCACAGTTCTCACTCGTTTATGCTCTCTTTTGCATTTTTCCCTATATGAGAAACAACTGAAACTAAAACGTTTGGGGATTGTCTGGTCTGTGATTTGCAGCCTGATCGCCGTAGGAGGTCTATGGACATTAGCAGAGAGCTCTACGAGAGAATGTATGAGGCAAAGGCCAATGTGAGCCCCTTTCACCCCTCCAGAAGCCGCTCTCCAGCTCCCTACAACACGGTACTGATCCGGAATCTCGTGTGTTTATCATTCCTCTTCTTCCCACTCAGAACCAAAATTAGTCGTTGTTCTCTTTGTAATTGCAGCATGATCGAGGGAAAGACTACAGCAGAGAAAGGTACGTGGCAGAGGGACATGTGACTTCACGGAAGAGCGCTCCTTCAAGTCCATTTCGTCCCTCCCAAAGCCCACCACACACAAGAACAATGGTGGTTACACCAAACTCTTTTAAGCTCTTGTTAATTAAACCCATTCTCTGAAATTGCTCTTCTTGCAGCCTGTGAGATACTACAAAGGGAAAGATGATTTTGAGGGGATGTACGAGGCAGATGAAGAAGATGTTACACCTCGTAGCAGCCCACCCATGAGTCCTGTTCATGGAGCCACAAGCCGGTCTCCACCGCCACCATTCTACTCTTCCAGCGACGACGAAGACAACCATTCAAACTACCTATTTCCAGAGATTGCAACTGGACATCGTTCCAGGGGAGTATCAGGAAGCAGCACGGTGCGACTTTACTCTTGAAAATATGTTGATTTCCTTCAAAGTAAGGTGTACGAAATAAAACGCGATTTCTTTATCTTGTGCAGCCGGTTCACTACAACTACAGACAGTTTGAAACCTACGAGCAAGACAGACAGTTTGAGCCGCCCGAGCTTCCTGACGAGTGTAAAAGCTTCACTATGCAAGAGATCACCAAAATACGAGGAATGGATAGAAGCTACGAGGCAGGCATGGAAGAAAAACAGTTGGTGATCTCTGAGGCATACGTCTCTGTAGCCAGTTACAAGGTGCGTCAGAGCGTCTCCACCACGCTCCAGACCATTCTGGACAAACAAGGAGATATCGCCGCCTCCTCAAAGCTGCAATCCAGCTCAACAAGGTCGTTTTACCTAGAATCCCTAGCCACAGCAGTGATGGAGTTGAAATCGACAGCACTGAGAGATCTGACGAAGTACCGTGTGGCCGAGATCGAGGCAGTGGTGAAGGACATGGATTCAGTCAAAATCGACGTGTCTTGGCTCAAAACAGCAGTCAAAGAACTGGCCGAGGCGGTGGAGTGTTTTGGACGGTACGACGCGGCTAAGATGGAGAAAGAGGAGTGCAATAGGGGCATGAGAGAGGGGAAGGAAGAGATGGAGGAGCTGAGGGAGGAGTTGAGGAGGAGGGAGAAAGAAACGAAGGAGTGCAGAGAGAGGGTGACGGAGATGGCAGGTAGGCTGTGGAAGCTAGAGATGAAGGATTTGAGGGTGACAAAGAATCTGGAGCTGTTCAAGAGAAAGGTCCATAAATTTGATGGCGAATATGTCCTTGCAGAGGTCTAAAATTCGAATGTTCTTTCTACATCCTACGGGCAATTTTACTAAATTGAAGTTATTATTAAAAGTTCGGTGTTATGTTTTTAAAGTCGTAGAGCATAAATAGAGTCGGTTTCAGAGCGCGAAGAGTCGATCCGCCCGAACTGGGATCGATGTGAGCTTATCTCTCACTTGGTTgtcgaaacaaaacaaaacaaaaaggttaacccgttttttttttttttttttttttgtcgtcgacTTTTACaaactcatatagactctgtaaaccatgTTGGTGGCTAGtcatccatgtgcacaacaaaAGACGCTTGAGTTCTAGCCCCTCGTGCTAGTCCATCGGCCTTCTTGTTTTGTGTGCGTGGTACATAAATGATCTCTGAGCTGTGGAAGTTCTCCCGCAAGGTCTTGATATCTGCCAGATAACTATCGAAAGcaggccattcttctggttcggacaccatctttaccaattgagaacagtctgttgcaaacgtgaccCTAAATTGATGCAAATTCCtcatgcactccattgcccaaattaatGCTTCTATCTCagaatgaagaggagatagAGAGGCCCGTACATTCCTTGCCCCCATTAATCCCGCAAAACCTTCTAGGGTGCTATACCACCCTTGACCAGAAAATACATCCTTGTCTTTCCAAGAGCCATCCGTGAAACACCAACGTCCTGGGATGATCGGTAAGCTCGGAATTGGTCGATCTATTACCTGTACGGATACCACCTGGGCGTCTTCCCAAATCTTTGCTTCAGTTACTGCGATTTTTAGTGTATCTCTAGGATCAATATCCAAATTGCTGAAAACCTTATTATTCCTTCatttccaaatgtaccataaGATCCAAGCAAAGTGATGATCCTCCATTTTGGGAGAAACCCTCCAGAACAAATGATCCATATTCGTATAAAGAGACTCTGTCGGGAATATATGTGGGCTAGTTGGTATCTGAGATAAAGCCCACACTTGACGGGCTGGAGGACACTCAAAAAACACGTGGTTTATTGATTCCTCTGAAGCTCCGCATCGATCACAACATATGTCTCCCGTAAGTCCCCGAGCATGTAAATTCTTCCTAACCGCTATACACCCTGATACCAGTTGCCATAGAAAATGTTTAAGCTTTGGTG
This window of the Raphanus sativus cultivar WK10039 unplaced genomic scaffold, ASM80110v3 Scaffold1550, whole genome shotgun sequence genome carries:
- the LOC108833941 gene encoding uncharacterized protein LOC108833941 isoform X1; translated protein: MDFFNSNRENKYGKRAGLFSQTSASKSNPSSPPHLTEALSSPPVTHFGIKRSESEYAFPVSDDHTTHWKQQQHASERVPNSRHRPPVYRHNTPDRPRDNGKERGEDMSYDPYADVTPRSNASMSPFRSARTRTPDRRRRSMDISRELYERMYEAKANVSPFHPSRSRSPAPYNTHDRGKDYSRERYVAEGHVTSRKSAPSSPFRPSQSPPHTRTMPVRYYKGKDDFEGMYEADEEDVTPRSSPPMSPVHGATSRSPPPPFYSSSDDEDNHSNYLFPEIATGHRSRGVSGSSTPVHYNYRQFETYEQDRQFEPPELPDECKSFTMQEITKIRGMDRSYEAGMEEKQLVISEAYVSVASYKVRQSVSTTLQTILDKQGDIAASSKLQSSSTRSFYLESLATAVMELKSTALRDLTKYRVAEIEAVVKDMDSVKIDVSWLKTAVKELAEAVECFGRYDAAKMEKEECNRGMREGKEEMEELREELRRREKETKECRERVTEMAGRLWKLEMKDLRVTKNLELFKRKVHKFDGEYVLAEAHCW
- the LOC108833941 gene encoding uncharacterized protein LOC108833941 isoform X2, translating into MSYDPYADVTPRSNASMSPFRSARTRTPDRRRRSMDISRELYERMYEAKANVSPFHPSRSRSPAPYNTHDRGKDYSRERYVAEGHVTSRKSAPSSPFRPSQSPPHTRTMPVRYYKGKDDFEGMYEADEEDVTPRSSPPMSPVHGATSRSPPPPFYSSSDDEDNHSNYLFPEIATGHRSRGVSGSSTPVHYNYRQFETYEQDRQFEPPELPDECKSFTMQEITKIRGMDRSYEAGMEEKQLVISEAYVSVASYKVRQSVSTTLQTILDKQGDIAASSKLQSSSTRSFYLESLATAVMELKSTALRDLTKYRVAEIEAVVKDMDSVKIDVSWLKTAVKELAEAVECFGRYDAAKMEKEECNRGMREGKEEMEELREELRRREKETKECRERVTEMAGRLWKLEMKDLRVTKNLELFKRKVHKFDGEYVLAEAHCW